A genomic region of Streptomyces rimosus contains the following coding sequences:
- the modA gene encoding molybdate ABC transporter substrate-binding protein encodes MSRTLGVTRRRALAAALTVAVLAPLTAACGGGDDSSAADGGKTTLKVLAAASLTDVFAKAADAYHKEHPDTTVKFSFAGSQQLAAQVNQDFPADALVTADTRTMDGLKGKTAEPQIIAKNRLVIATAEGNPKHVKGLADLATAKKLKVVLAAPAVPVGRYSKKVLDRQHITVQPVSQEQDVRGVLSKVELGEADAGIVYATDAMTAPDKVDAVQIPDEQNAIAEYPAATLKVSQHTKEADAFVKWLGGAEAQKILRDAGFQQP; translated from the coding sequence ATGTCCCGCACCCTCGGCGTCACCCGGCGCCGTGCCCTCGCCGCCGCCCTGACCGTCGCCGTACTCGCCCCGCTCACCGCCGCCTGCGGGGGCGGTGACGACTCGTCCGCGGCGGACGGCGGCAAGACCACGCTCAAGGTGCTCGCCGCCGCCTCCCTGACCGACGTGTTCGCCAAGGCCGCCGACGCGTACCACAAGGAACACCCCGACACCACGGTGAAGTTCTCCTTCGCCGGCTCGCAGCAGCTCGCCGCCCAGGTCAACCAGGACTTCCCGGCCGACGCCCTGGTCACGGCCGACACCCGGACCATGGACGGCCTGAAGGGCAAGACCGCCGAGCCGCAGATCATCGCCAAGAACCGGCTGGTGATCGCCACCGCCGAGGGCAACCCCAAGCACGTCAAGGGGCTGGCCGACCTGGCCACCGCCAAGAAGCTCAAGGTCGTGCTCGCCGCGCCGGCGGTGCCCGTCGGCCGCTACAGCAAGAAGGTCCTGGACCGGCAGCACATCACGGTCCAGCCGGTCTCCCAGGAACAGGACGTACGCGGCGTCCTGAGCAAGGTCGAGCTGGGCGAGGCGGACGCCGGCATCGTCTACGCCACCGACGCGATGACCGCGCCGGACAAGGTGGACGCCGTACAGATCCCGGACGAGCAGAACGCGATCGCCGAATACCCGGCCGCCACGCTCAAGGTCTCCCAGCACACCAAGGAGGCGGACGCGTTCGTGAAGTGGCTCGGCGGTGCCGAGGCGCAGAAGATCCTGCGCGACGCGGGCTTCCAGCAGCCGTAA
- a CDS encoding lipase maturation factor family protein, translating to MDWLTESDMWLGRLVFQRLLAVLYLVAFVAAARQFRALMGERGMTPVPDFVRRVPFRKAPSVFQWRYSDRFFALWCWAGALLAAAVAAGAADAVPLGAAMAMWAVLWAMYLSIVNVGQTWYGFGWESLLLETGFLAVFLGNDDIAPPVLVMWLLRWLLFRVEFGAGLIKMRGDHCWRDLTCLYYHHETQPMPGPLSWFFHRLPKPLHRVETAANHVAQLGLPVLLFTPQPVAAWAALGIVVTQLWLVLSGNFAWLNWLTIVLALSAVDASRIADAPAFAATPAWFGVLTVLLTVFVAFRSYRPVRNLLSRRQVMNTSFDPLHLVNSYGAFGSVTRVRREIVIEGTDSPVASPDAVWREYEFRGKPGDVRRMPRQYAPYHLRLDWLMWFAALSPAYARSWFGPFVERLLANDPDTLRLLRHNPFPDAPPALVRARLFQYRFTTWRERRETGAWWLRTELRDFLKPTGAVRRGRR from the coding sequence GTGGACTGGCTGACGGAGAGCGACATGTGGCTGGGCCGGCTGGTGTTCCAGCGGCTGCTGGCCGTGCTGTACCTGGTGGCGTTCGTGGCGGCGGCGCGGCAGTTCCGCGCGCTGATGGGCGAGCGCGGCATGACGCCGGTGCCGGACTTCGTGCGCCGGGTGCCGTTCCGCAAGGCTCCGTCGGTGTTCCAGTGGCGGTACTCGGACCGGTTCTTCGCCCTGTGGTGCTGGGCCGGTGCCCTGCTGGCCGCGGCCGTGGCGGCGGGGGCGGCGGACGCCGTGCCGCTGGGGGCCGCGATGGCGATGTGGGCGGTGCTGTGGGCGATGTACCTGTCCATCGTCAACGTCGGGCAGACCTGGTACGGCTTCGGCTGGGAGTCCCTGCTGCTGGAGACCGGCTTCCTGGCCGTCTTCCTCGGCAACGACGACATCGCGCCGCCGGTGCTCGTCATGTGGCTGCTGCGGTGGCTGCTGTTCCGCGTGGAGTTCGGGGCCGGGCTGATCAAGATGCGGGGCGACCACTGCTGGCGCGATCTGACCTGCCTGTACTACCACCACGAGACACAGCCCATGCCGGGCCCGCTGAGCTGGTTCTTCCACCGGCTGCCCAAGCCGCTGCACCGGGTCGAGACGGCCGCCAACCACGTCGCGCAACTCGGCCTGCCCGTGCTGCTGTTCACCCCCCAGCCGGTGGCGGCCTGGGCGGCGCTGGGGATCGTCGTCACGCAGCTGTGGCTCGTGCTGTCCGGCAACTTCGCCTGGCTGAACTGGCTGACCATCGTGCTCGCCCTGTCCGCGGTGGACGCCTCCCGGATCGCCGACGCGCCCGCGTTCGCCGCCACCCCGGCCTGGTTCGGCGTGCTGACCGTGCTCCTCACCGTCTTCGTCGCCTTCCGCAGCTACCGTCCCGTACGCAATCTGCTGTCCCGGCGGCAGGTGATGAACACCTCCTTCGACCCGCTGCACCTGGTCAACTCCTACGGGGCCTTCGGCAGCGTCACCCGGGTGCGCCGGGAGATCGTGATCGAGGGCACGGACTCCCCGGTGGCCTCGCCGGACGCGGTGTGGCGGGAGTACGAATTCCGGGGCAAGCCGGGTGACGTACGGCGCATGCCGCGCCAGTACGCGCCGTACCACCTCCGGCTCGACTGGCTGATGTGGTTCGCGGCGCTCTCCCCCGCCTACGCGCGCAGCTGGTTCGGGCCGTTCGTGGAGCGCCTGCTGGCGAACGACCCCGACACGCTGCGGCTGCTGCGCCACAATCCGTTCCCGGACGCGCCGCCCGCGCTGGTGCGCGCCCGGCTGTTCCAGTACCGGTTCACGACGTGGCGGGAACGGCGGGAGACCGGTGCGTGGTGGCTCCGTACGGAGCTGCGGGACTTCCTGAAGCCGACGGGAGCAGTTCGGCGCGGAAGGCGATGA
- a CDS encoding acyltransferase family protein encodes MERTGRQRLPSLTGLRFFLALPVLVSHLLVDVALFADADVHTALYPSQTLAACAVSGFFVLSGFVLAWTHRPGEPVRAFWRRRLWRIVPAHVLGWAGGVAFFALTSVSALPDGMPTDCGPRFGVISLLLLQGWTPGTALDACFNAPSWSISCEMFFYALFPLLIAAARKIPAARLGACWAVLAVAVLTLPLTVLTVAAPALGRGIDVGRDSMWLCYFFPPTRLAEFALGIVTARLVAAGRWPRAPRALLLVLPVPAVGLAPLCPPPLRYGALGAIPLALVIAHLALADGRETPRPLARPAFVALGEASYALYIIHWPLLLAFRHLLGYERAFTIPTSLALAAAGAVLAQATALIVYRFVERPLNRRFARRPARTAPGPAGAFGGPAPEHTGPAA; translated from the coding sequence GTGGAACGGACAGGGCGACAGCGACTGCCGTCGTTGACGGGGCTGCGGTTCTTCCTCGCCCTTCCGGTGCTGGTCTCGCACCTGCTCGTGGACGTGGCGCTGTTCGCCGACGCCGATGTGCACACGGCGCTGTACCCGTCGCAGACCCTCGCGGCCTGCGCGGTCAGCGGCTTCTTCGTCCTCTCCGGCTTCGTCCTCGCCTGGACCCACCGGCCGGGCGAACCGGTCCGCGCCTTCTGGCGCCGCCGCCTGTGGCGGATCGTCCCCGCCCATGTGCTCGGCTGGGCGGGCGGAGTGGCGTTCTTCGCCCTGACCTCGGTCTCCGCCCTGCCCGACGGCATGCCCACGGATTGCGGGCCGCGCTTCGGCGTGATCAGTCTGCTCCTGCTCCAGGGCTGGACTCCCGGCACGGCGCTGGACGCGTGCTTCAACGCGCCGTCGTGGTCCATCTCCTGCGAGATGTTCTTCTACGCGCTGTTCCCGCTGCTGATCGCCGCCGCCCGCAAGATCCCCGCGGCGCGCCTCGGGGCGTGCTGGGCGGTCCTGGCCGTCGCCGTCCTCACGCTGCCGCTCACGGTCCTGACGGTGGCCGCACCGGCACTCGGCCGGGGCATCGACGTGGGCCGGGACAGCATGTGGCTCTGCTATTTCTTCCCGCCGACGCGGCTGGCGGAATTCGCGCTCGGCATCGTCACCGCCCGCCTGGTCGCCGCCGGCCGCTGGCCCCGGGCCCCGCGCGCCCTGCTCCTCGTCCTGCCGGTTCCGGCCGTCGGCCTGGCGCCGCTCTGCCCGCCGCCGCTCCGGTACGGAGCCCTCGGGGCGATTCCGCTGGCGCTTGTGATCGCCCACCTGGCACTCGCCGACGGCCGTGAGACCCCGCGCCCCCTGGCCCGCCCGGCCTTCGTCGCCCTGGGCGAAGCCTCGTACGCCCTGTACATCATTCACTGGCCGCTGCTGCTGGCCTTCCGCCACCTGCTGGGCTACGAACGCGCCTTCACGATCCCCACGAGCCTGGCGCTGGCCGCCGCCGGCGCCGTCCTGGCCCAGGCCACCGCCTTGATCGTGTACCGCTTCGTCGAGCGTCCGCTGAACCGGCGCTTCGCCCGCCGCCCCGCGCGTACGGCACCCGGCCCGGCCGGAGCCTTCGGCGGTCCGGCCCCGGAGCACACGGGCCCCGCCGCCTGA
- a CDS encoding tetratricopeptide repeat protein, whose translation MYGKAFAPEYQGELGAALNVNSSYEDVLATADRARHDARTDLERARTSLAVAEANRRLGRVDDARTAWQESYRSARTAGDSGAMSWALWSGGTLARQCGSPALARRLLAHAVALADAGGDRLAHGYSLAGLAETGRIQGDYEAVADLHEQLLEQARRHGEARHMVWAMSGIAQMHRNTGDYEKALELFEESARIAADGDDARGRAWSLRGVADVLSVQGHTERALSLLTEAETICRAMDLASALAYNHKMRGNVLFRAGRYAEACEVYAGALREFEAMREPRGTALARLGLVKSRSRLGGSKDETLAELDELERDFGRIGLRHARDMVIAFRAELLPSASGSPAAPYGATTHRSPAVPATS comes from the coding sequence ATGTACGGCAAGGCATTCGCCCCGGAGTACCAAGGCGAGCTGGGCGCGGCCCTGAACGTGAACTCGTCCTACGAGGACGTGCTCGCCACGGCCGACCGCGCACGGCACGACGCCCGCACCGACCTGGAGCGCGCCCGAACCTCGCTCGCCGTCGCCGAGGCCAACCGGCGCCTGGGGCGGGTGGACGACGCGCGCACGGCCTGGCAGGAGAGCTACCGCAGCGCCCGCACCGCCGGTGACAGCGGCGCGATGTCCTGGGCCCTGTGGAGCGGCGGCACGCTCGCCCGGCAGTGCGGCTCCCCCGCGCTGGCCCGCAGGCTGCTGGCCCACGCCGTCGCCCTCGCCGACGCGGGCGGCGACCGCCTGGCGCACGGCTACTCCCTCGCCGGGCTCGCCGAGACCGGCCGCATACAGGGCGACTACGAAGCCGTCGCCGACCTGCACGAGCAGCTGCTCGAACAGGCGCGCAGGCACGGCGAGGCCCGCCACATGGTGTGGGCGATGTCCGGCATAGCGCAGATGCACCGCAACACCGGCGACTACGAAAAGGCCCTGGAGCTGTTCGAGGAGTCCGCGCGGATCGCCGCCGACGGCGACGACGCGCGGGGCCGCGCCTGGTCGCTGCGCGGCGTGGCCGACGTCCTGTCCGTACAGGGCCACACGGAGCGGGCACTGTCCCTGCTCACCGAGGCCGAGACGATCTGCCGCGCCATGGACCTCGCGAGCGCCCTCGCCTACAACCACAAGATGCGCGGCAACGTCCTGTTCCGGGCCGGGCGGTACGCCGAGGCGTGCGAGGTCTACGCCGGGGCGCTGCGCGAGTTCGAGGCGATGCGGGAGCCGCGCGGCACCGCCCTGGCCCGGCTCGGCCTGGTCAAGTCCCGTTCCCGGCTGGGCGGTTCGAAGGACGAGACGCTCGCCGAACTGGACGAGCTGGAGCGCGATTTCGGGCGGATCGGGCTGCGGCACGCCCGCGACATGGTCATCGCCTTCCGCGCCGAACTGCTCCCGTCGGCTTCAGGAAGTCCCGCAGCTCCGTACGGAGCCACCACGCACCGGTCTCCCGCCGTTCCCGCCACGTCGTGA
- the lspA gene encoding signal peptidase II — protein MAARGGDGEAEAGSRRRVPLLLAVAGAAYLLDLGSKVAVVAELENGAPVKVLGDWLELLVERNPGAAFGIGEAATLLFTVIAAAVVVVIVRMARKLYSVPWAIALGLLLGGGLGNLTDRLFRTPGDFRGEVVDFLHIRGFSIMNLADCAIVCGGILIVLFSFLGWEVDNREKTAKEERAGALDGAVRGDAAR, from the coding sequence ATGGCGGCGCGCGGTGGGGACGGCGAGGCGGAAGCCGGAAGCCGGCGGCGGGTGCCGCTGCTCCTGGCGGTGGCGGGCGCCGCCTATCTGCTCGACCTGGGCAGCAAGGTGGCCGTGGTCGCGGAGCTGGAGAACGGCGCCCCCGTCAAGGTGCTCGGCGACTGGCTGGAGCTGCTGGTGGAGCGCAACCCCGGCGCGGCGTTCGGCATCGGCGAGGCGGCCACCCTCCTGTTCACGGTCATCGCCGCGGCCGTCGTGGTGGTGATCGTCCGTATGGCGCGCAAGCTCTACAGCGTCCCCTGGGCGATCGCGCTCGGCCTGCTGCTGGGCGGCGGACTCGGCAACCTGACCGACCGTCTCTTCCGTACCCCCGGCGACTTCCGGGGCGAGGTGGTCGACTTCCTCCACATACGCGGCTTCAGCATCATGAACCTCGCCGACTGCGCGATCGTCTGCGGCGGCATCCTGATCGTGCTGTTCTCCTTCCTGGGGTGGGAAGTGGACAACCGGGAGAAGACGGCGAAGGAGGAGCGCGCCGGGGCCCTGGACGGGGCGGTACGCGGCGACGCGGCCCGGTGA
- a CDS encoding TOBE domain-containing protein → MQSYTIGQAARLLGVSPDTARRWADAGRVPTHRDETGRRLIDGRDLAAFSTELAKNGASEDDTSHTSVRNAFPGIVTAIKLGDVAAQVEIQAGPHRLVSLLTREAVEELGLEVGMRATARVKSTNVHIDRV, encoded by the coding sequence ATGCAGTCCTACACGATCGGCCAGGCCGCACGCCTGCTCGGCGTCAGCCCCGACACGGCCCGCCGCTGGGCCGACGCCGGCCGGGTCCCCACCCACCGGGACGAAACCGGCCGCCGGCTGATCGACGGCCGCGATCTGGCCGCGTTCTCCACCGAACTCGCCAAGAACGGCGCCTCGGAGGACGACACCTCCCACACCTCGGTCCGCAACGCCTTCCCCGGCATCGTCACGGCGATCAAGCTGGGCGACGTCGCGGCGCAGGTGGAGATCCAGGCCGGCCCGCACCGGCTGGTCTCCCTCCTGACACGGGAAGCGGTGGAGGAACTCGGACTGGAGGTCGGCATGCGCGCCACCGCCCGCGTGAAATCGACCAATGTCCATATCGACCGCGTCTGA
- a CDS encoding LysM peptidoglycan-binding domain-containing protein: protein MVLLAAGALNVVAEGPAEARGGATWDRLAGCESGGNWRADTGNGFSGGLQFAHSTWRSFGGGRYASRASRASRSQQISVAERVLARQGWGAWPACSSRLGLRGSGTRHSAPNASVQRSAPRVGAPARAEGSGRARERLRQRHYRHGSGYGQHKQYKARPHRTSGGQVVVNRGDTLSGIAYAHGWGWREFYRLNRQVIGANPNLIYPGMRLDVHR, encoded by the coding sequence GTGGTCCTGCTGGCCGCCGGCGCGTTGAACGTGGTGGCCGAAGGGCCGGCCGAAGCCCGCGGCGGTGCCACCTGGGACCGCCTGGCCGGGTGTGAGAGCGGCGGCAACTGGCGGGCCGACACCGGGAACGGCTTCTCGGGCGGGCTGCAGTTCGCCCACTCCACCTGGCGTTCCTTCGGGGGCGGCAGGTACGCCTCCCGGGCGTCGCGGGCCTCCAGGTCCCAGCAGATCAGCGTGGCGGAACGGGTGCTGGCGCGACAGGGCTGGGGGGCCTGGCCGGCCTGCTCGTCCCGCCTGGGACTGCGCGGGTCCGGCACGCGGCACAGCGCTCCGAACGCGAGCGTCCAGCGGTCCGCGCCGCGCGTCGGCGCCCCGGCCCGCGCGGAGGGCAGCGGCCGGGCCCGTGAGCGGCTGCGGCAGCGGCACTACCGCCACGGCAGCGGGTACGGGCAGCACAAGCAGTACAAGGCCCGGCCGCACCGCACATCCGGTGGCCAGGTCGTGGTGAACCGGGGGGACACGCTCAGCGGAATCGCGTACGCCCACGGCTGGGGCTGGCGGGAATTCTACCGGCTGAACCGCCAGGTGATCGGAGCGAATCCCAATCTGATCTACCCCGGAATGCGGCTGGACGTCCACCGGTAA
- a CDS encoding PaaX family transcriptional regulator C-terminal domain-containing protein: protein MDHDTPVRDAAERLGLRPLTARSIVLSTLLGHHPPRLPARALVRVGELFGVAEGTVRVALSRMVAAGDLQLGEGTYGLTARLLERQARQDESRAPRTRRWDGAWEIAVVTAEARPAAERTALRQAMAELRLAELREGTWLRPANLERTRPAVAARQCTWLTGAPDGDPAELVRGLWDLDGWAARARALLAALSDATSPAGRFTVSAAVLRHLLADPLLPDALLPAGWPGAELRSRYDAFEAELRDLLRQYVTPGSAA, encoded by the coding sequence ATGGACCACGACACCCCCGTACGCGACGCCGCGGAGCGTCTCGGCCTGCGGCCGCTCACCGCCCGCTCCATCGTGCTCAGCACTCTCCTCGGCCACCATCCGCCCCGCCTTCCGGCGCGTGCCCTGGTGCGGGTCGGTGAGCTGTTCGGCGTTGCCGAGGGAACCGTTCGTGTCGCGCTGTCCCGGATGGTGGCCGCGGGCGACCTTCAACTGGGGGAGGGGACGTACGGACTCACCGCGCGGCTGCTGGAGCGTCAGGCGCGGCAGGACGAGAGCCGTGCGCCGCGCACCCGGCGCTGGGACGGTGCCTGGGAGATCGCCGTGGTCACGGCCGAAGCACGCCCCGCGGCGGAGCGGACCGCGCTGCGCCAGGCCATGGCCGAACTGCGGCTCGCCGAACTGCGCGAAGGGACCTGGCTGCGCCCGGCCAACCTGGAGCGCACCCGACCGGCCGTGGCCGCCCGGCAGTGCACCTGGCTCACCGGCGCTCCGGACGGCGACCCGGCGGAGCTGGTACGCGGCCTGTGGGACCTGGACGGCTGGGCGGCGCGGGCGCGCGCCCTGCTGGCGGCGCTGTCCGACGCCACGTCACCGGCCGGACGCTTCACCGTCTCCGCCGCCGTACTGCGCCACCTCCTGGCCGACCCGCTGCTGCCGGACGCCCTGCTGCCCGCCGGGTGGCCGGGCGCCGAGCTGCGCAGCCGTTACGACGCCTTCGAGGCGGAGCTGCGCGATCTGCTGCGGCAGTACGTCACGCCCGGCAGCGCGGCCTGA
- a CDS encoding triphosphoribosyl-dephospho-CoA synthase, with protein sequence MRRLRPEAPRDVVPPAHERPVLHTVPHPSPDRPLPLRLADLAVAACTAQTVLAPKPDPLALHAAELLHAPFASMAEAAMGRPLDRRLREQLGRLGRAGEQRALQAGPGAPGKRGALWSVGLLVAGAAATNCRSDVETCEAAATLARLPDGGAPAASRSPGGRARQYYGVPGAVGQARSGFPNVLGVALPALRQSRAAGASEVTARMDALLALLSTLDDTTLLQRGGSQGLLSVQMDARDVLSSGGFGTPRGRKAFVRLDSRMTRNGLTAGGSAALLSATLFLDFLFEGR encoded by the coding sequence ATGAGGAGACTACGGCCGGAGGCGCCGCGCGACGTCGTGCCGCCGGCGCACGAGCGCCCCGTCCTGCACACGGTCCCGCATCCCTCCCCGGACCGCCCCCTTCCGCTGCGGCTCGCCGATCTCGCCGTCGCCGCCTGCACCGCGCAGACGGTGCTCGCTCCCAAGCCGGACCCGCTCGCGCTGCACGCCGCCGAGCTCCTGCACGCCCCCTTCGCCTCCATGGCCGAGGCCGCCATGGGCCGGCCGCTGGACCGGCGGCTGCGGGAACAGCTCGGACGGCTGGGCCGGGCGGGCGAGCAGCGCGCGCTCCAGGCGGGCCCGGGCGCGCCCGGCAAGCGCGGAGCGCTGTGGTCCGTTGGCCTGCTGGTGGCGGGCGCCGCCGCCACGAACTGCCGCTCGGACGTGGAAACCTGCGAGGCGGCGGCCACCCTGGCGCGCCTGCCGGACGGCGGCGCCCCCGCCGCCAGCCGGTCCCCGGGCGGCCGTGCCCGGCAGTACTACGGCGTTCCCGGCGCCGTCGGCCAGGCCCGCTCCGGCTTCCCGAACGTCCTGGGCGTGGCCCTGCCCGCGCTGCGCCAGTCCCGCGCGGCGGGCGCCTCCGAAGTGACAGCCCGTATGGACGCGCTGCTGGCGCTGCTGTCCACCCTCGACGACACGACCCTGCTGCAACGGGGCGGTTCGCAGGGTCTGCTGTCGGTGCAGATGGACGCGCGCGACGTCCTGTCGTCGGGCGGTTTCGGCACCCCGCGCGGACGCAAGGCTTTCGTCCGGCTGGACTCGCGGATGACCCGCAACGGGCTCACGGCCGGGGGCAGCGCGGCGCTGCTGTCGGCGACCCTGTTCCTGGACTTCCTGTTCGAGGGCCGCTGA
- a CDS encoding ABC transporter permease — protein MKRDAMKRDAMKRDAVKRDRKPGAGRDRTPADGRGRTPGTEPGRGPGAGRALLPGRVRKPVPGRRAPLALAVPAVLAVAFLLVPMAGILARTSWGELGTHLTSDGVVEALRISLVVSCWALGLSLLLGVPLAWLLARVDFPGKALVRSLVLLPMVLPPTVGGVALLLGFGRRGLLGGWLESWFGVQLPFHTAGAVVAATFVSMPFLVISLEGALAGLHARYEETAASLGAGPLRVFATVTLPMVAPGLAAGAALTWARALGEFGATITFAGNLPGVTQTLPLQVYLLLQDSPEAATSVSLLLLVVAMAVLVALRGRWAGGGGPVRGRTSGAVTRTDAEGGGVPDADGTWPDHVTGASAAPGPPAPADPCAAATAHTGAADAGPTATDGPGDGARTGRWPLHADVTGFNRLTLEAAPGTTIAVVGPNGAGKTTLLRALLGLTPRAHATLTLGERDVTTLPPHRRDVAWVPQDGALFPHLTALGNTAYGLRAHGTARAEARREAQRWLDRLGVGHLAHRRPAQLSGGQAGRVALARALAARPRLLLLDEPLAALDQSTRAHVRHTLRRHLAGFGGVCLMVTHDPVEAVSLADRVLVLEDGRALQDAAPAEVARHPRSPWVARMLGRNAWSGRATADGLRLGGTGRLVAADPLPEGTAALAIIGPEAVSVHRERPSGSPRNVWPGRVREITALGSRLRVLVASPQVPDLVGEITPQAAAELGLAEDTEVWVSVKATEVTLVPV, from the coding sequence ATGAAGCGCGATGCCATGAAGCGCGATGCCATGAAGCGCGACGCCGTCAAGCGCGACCGGAAGCCCGGCGCCGGACGCGACCGGACGCCCGCCGACGGCCGGGGCCGCACCCCCGGCACGGAGCCCGGCCGGGGACCCGGCGCCGGGCGCGCCCTCCTCCCCGGGCGCGTCCGCAAGCCCGTCCCCGGCCGCCGCGCCCCGCTGGCCCTGGCCGTGCCCGCCGTCCTGGCGGTGGCGTTCCTGCTGGTGCCCATGGCCGGCATCCTGGCCCGTACCTCCTGGGGCGAGCTCGGCACCCATCTGACCTCCGACGGGGTCGTCGAGGCCCTGCGGATCTCGCTGGTCGTCTCCTGCTGGGCGCTGGGCCTGTCCCTGCTGCTCGGCGTGCCGCTCGCCTGGCTGCTGGCGCGCGTCGACTTCCCCGGCAAGGCGCTGGTGCGCTCCCTGGTGCTGCTGCCGATGGTGCTGCCGCCGACCGTCGGCGGCGTGGCGCTGCTCCTCGGGTTCGGGCGGCGGGGCCTGCTCGGCGGATGGCTGGAGAGCTGGTTCGGCGTACAGCTGCCGTTCCACACGGCGGGCGCGGTGGTCGCCGCCACCTTCGTCTCGATGCCGTTCCTGGTCATCAGCCTCGAAGGCGCGCTGGCCGGGCTGCACGCGCGGTACGAGGAGACGGCCGCCTCGCTCGGCGCCGGGCCGCTGCGCGTCTTCGCCACCGTCACGCTGCCCATGGTCGCCCCCGGGCTCGCCGCCGGCGCCGCCCTGACCTGGGCGCGGGCGCTCGGCGAGTTCGGCGCGACGATCACCTTCGCGGGCAACCTGCCGGGCGTCACCCAGACCCTGCCCCTCCAGGTCTATCTGCTCCTCCAGGACAGCCCCGAGGCCGCCACCTCCGTCTCCCTGCTGCTGCTCGTCGTCGCGATGGCCGTCCTGGTCGCCCTGCGCGGCCGGTGGGCGGGCGGGGGCGGCCCGGTGCGGGGGCGCACGAGCGGCGCGGTGACGCGTACGGACGCGGAGGGCGGCGGGGTGCCGGATGCCGACGGCACATGGCCGGACCACGTGACCGGCGCATCCGCGGCACCCGGCCCGCCCGCCCCCGCGGACCCGTGCGCCGCCGCCACCGCGCACACCGGGGCCGCCGACGCGGGCCCCACCGCCACCGACGGCCCCGGCGACGGCGCCCGCACCGGGCGGTGGCCGCTGCACGCGGACGTCACGGGCTTCAACCGGCTCACCCTCGAAGCCGCCCCAGGCACCACCATCGCCGTCGTCGGCCCCAACGGCGCGGGCAAGACCACGCTGTTGCGCGCCCTGCTCGGCCTCACGCCCCGGGCGCACGCCACGCTGACGCTCGGCGAGCGCGACGTGACCACGCTGCCGCCGCACCGCCGCGACGTCGCCTGGGTCCCGCAGGACGGGGCGCTCTTCCCCCACCTGACGGCCCTCGGCAACACCGCGTACGGGCTGCGCGCCCACGGCACCGCCCGTGCCGAGGCCCGCCGTGAGGCCCAGCGATGGCTGGACCGGCTCGGCGTCGGCCACCTCGCGCACCGCCGCCCCGCCCAGCTCTCCGGCGGCCAGGCCGGACGCGTCGCACTGGCCCGCGCGCTGGCCGCCCGCCCCCGCCTGCTGCTCCTCGACGAGCCGCTGGCCGCCCTCGACCAGAGCACCCGCGCGCACGTCCGGCACACCCTGCGCCGGCATCTGGCCGGCTTCGGCGGCGTCTGCCTGATGGTCACCCACGACCCGGTCGAGGCGGTCTCGCTGGCCGACCGCGTGCTGGTCCTGGAGGACGGCCGCGCCCTCCAGGACGCGGCCCCCGCCGAGGTCGCCCGGCATCCGCGTTCGCCGTGGGTGGCGCGGATGCTCGGCCGTAACGCCTGGTCCGGCAGGGCCACCGCCGACGGCCTGCGGCTCGGCGGCACCGGGCGGCTGGTGGCCGCCGATCCGCTGCCCGAAGGCACCGCCGCACTGGCGATCATCGGCCCGGAAGCGGTCTCGGTGCACCGCGAGCGGCCCTCCGGCAGCCCCCGCAACGTCTGGCCGGGACGGGTACGGGAGATCACCGCGCTCGGCAGCCGGCTGCGCGTCCTGGTCGCCTCGCCGCAGGTGCCCGACCTGGTCGGCGAGATCACCCCGCAGGCCGCGGCGGAACTGGGGCTGGCCGAGGACACCGAGGTCTGGGTGAGTGTGAAGGCGACCGAGGTCACGCTCGTACCGGTGTGA